From Qipengyuania psychrotolerans:
ATCGGTGATGTGCGGGGCAGGCTTTGGAAAGGTTGCTGATCTTCTGCCGCGACCGGCGCACTTGCCGTCATGCGCCAAAGTCCGAATATGCCGCCGAGAAGCGCGATCCCTCCGATCGCCAGGAACAGCCCTCCGGGCCCCCAAAGAGCCATGACGGCAGAGCCGATCATGGGCCCAGCAACAGCGCCTGCCGAATATGTCAGCACAAGACCGCTGCTGGCGCCAACCCGCTCGTCTTTTCCCAGGTGATCGTTGGAATGGGCGACACACAAGGGATACAGCGCAAATACGAAGCCTCCGAACACTGCGCCGAGCGCAATCGTGCCAGCCACCGGCAACTGGAGCAGTGCCATTCCAGCGCAAACAAGTGCTGCCACAAACAGGCAGGCGACGATGACCTTGCGCCTGTCAAACCGGTCGGACAGAAGGCCAAGCGGATATTGGAGGGCAACGCCGCCAGCGATCACGCACGAGGTAAACAAGGCGACCTGCGAAAGGTCCATACCGATCCGCTGCACATATACCGCACCAAGCGCGTAGAAAGCACCAAGCATGGCGCCTGTCGCCAACGTTCCGACAATCCCGAGCGGAGAAGCCTTATAAAGGCGCTTGATCGAGAACGGCACGGTCTTCTGAATGAATGGCTGCTCCATGCGGGTCAGCAGGACCGGAAGCAGTGCGATCGAGAGAAGAATGGCCGACACCATGAATGGCAGGTCCGGTGAATTGTCACTCAGATTGAGTAGAAACTGCCCGGCAGCCTGTCCGCTGTATAAAGCAATCATGTAAGCCGCCAAGACGGTGCTTCTGGTCCGGGCACTTGCCTGCTGGTTCAACCAGCTTTCGAGGCAAACGAAAACCCCTGCCATGGCAAAGCCATCAATGACGCGCAGGACGATCCATAGATACGGGTAATCAATAACCGCATAGGTCAGGCTGCTCGCCGAAAAGACTGTCACGAACGCCGCAAAGGCGCGGATATGCCCGACCCTGGCAATGAGAGCCTCCACCCGGAAAGCGCCCCAGGTGAGACCCGCAAAATAGCTGGTGCCTACCAGGCCGATGAGCAAAGCAGGTGTGCCGGCCTGCTCCAACCGGATCGCGATCAAGGTCGACAGGAAGCCGCTTCCCGTCATCAGGACAAAGATCGCAACCAGGAGCGGGCGAATTGACAGAGCCGAAGACAGCATGATTTCGCCCCTATCACTCTCTGCGCGGCTCGCAAGGGCGCTCACATGTCGGCTCGACAGACGCGCCTCCGGACTTTAGCCTTGCAGGCATGGAACAGATCGATTTTCAGGACTTCATGAAAGTCGACATTCGCTGCGGCACTGTGATCGAGGCAAGCGCGTTTCCAGAAGCCCGCAAACCGGCGATCAAGCTGAAAGTCGATTTCGGTGAGGCGATTGGCGTGAAGAAGAGTTCCGCCCAGATCACGGATCATTACCAACCAGAGGGGCTGGTCGGCCGCAAAGTGATGGCAGTAGTCAATTTCCCGCCGCGCCAGATCGGACCGTTCATGTCAGAAGTGCTGATACTGGGTTTCCCCGACGACGATGGATCGATCGTGCTCGCCAGTCCCGGAGCAGGTGTGCCGGACGGCGCGCGGCTGGCGTAGATCCTGTAGCCATTGAGCAGCTTTCCAGGCCTCCGCCGAAGCGAGATAGACATCCCGCCTTTATATGCACCAATCCAGTATCAAGGGGCCAGCCACCAGCGAATGGACATCGCAACGATACCGAGAACAGTGACGCTTGCGATCCAGATCGCCGCCATCCAGCCGAGCCTCTGGATTAGCGGAGTATCTTCGGCGTGTTTTCGCGGCGAATTGTCCATCAATGATAGCCCTCGTCCGACACTTTGCCGCGGAATACCCAGTAAGCCCACGCCGTGTAGCCGATGATCAGCGGCATGGTGATAGCCACGCCCACCAGCATGAAGACCTGGCTGCGTTCCGGCGCGGCAGCATCCCAGATGGTGAGGCCGGGCGGCACGACGTAGGGCCACATAGTAACCCCGAGGCCGGCCATGCCGAAAAAGAACAGCGCAATGCTGAGCCAGAATGGCTTGCTGTGCCGCTCGACCGAAAGTGCCCGTATCAATGCGGCAGCGACGATCGCGGTGAGGATCGGTACCGGGGCAGCGAAATAAATCTCCGGCGCAGTCAGCCAGCGCTCGGCATATTCTACATTGAGAAACACATTGTAGAGGCTGACGCCTCCCATAAGCACGAGCGTTGCCCAGGCAGCGCGCTTGCCCAGCTTTCTTGCGTGATGTTGGCTATCGCCATTCAGTTTCCACACCAGCCAGGTCGCGCCCAGTAGCGCGTAACCGGCGACCGTGCCCAAACCCGTGAGCAGGGTGTAAGGCGTCAGCCAGTCGAACCAGCTGCCGGCGTAGGACCGGTCGACGACTTCCACACCCTGCAGCAATGCCCCCAGCGTCATGCCCTGAGCCATGGCCGCCACCAGCGATCCGCCAGAGAAGGCTATGTCCCAGTATTTTCGGTGCCCCGGATCGCGCCATCGATATTCGAACGCGACCCCGCGGAAAACGAGGCCCAGCAGCATCGCGATTATCAGCGGATAGGTCGCGGGAAGCACCACTGCGTACGCCAATGGGAAGGCTGCAAAAAGCCCCCCGCCCCCGAGCACAAGCCAAGTCTCGTTGCCATCCCATACCGGCGCAATGGAGTTCATCGCCCGGTCGCGTTCCGGGCCAACCTCGAAGGTCGGGAAGAGGATCCCGATGCCGAGGTCGAAACCGTCCATCACGACATATGCGAAGACTGCAAAGGCGATGATAAACGCCCAGATAACAGTCAGGTCGAAATTAACGGCCATCGGTCGCCTCCTTGCGCCCAGTGGGCAGGACATCGGGGTCGGCACCCGGATTCTGTGTCGGTCCCGGCGTGATGCCCGCAGTGCGGATGGGTCCCGTATCGCCGCGCTTGACCCCGACTTCGTCAGCGTGAGGCGGTTTGTGCATCAGGTGGAGGATGTACCAGACACCCGCGCCGAAAACCGCGAAGTAGACCACCACGAAAGCCAGAAGCGAAGCCGCGACAGCGGGGGCATCCAGCGGGCTGGCCGCATCCGCCGTTCGCAGCAGGTTATAGATCACATAGGGCTGGCGGCCGACCTCGGTCGTGATCCAGCCGGCAATCACGGCGACGAAACCGCTCGGGGCCATGATCAGGGCTGCCCGGTGCAGCATGGGCCAGTCGTACAGCTTCCTGCGGGAGCGCGCGAGCAGGCTCCACAGACCAAGCCCCAGCATTGCAAAACCGATCCCGACCATGATCCGGAACGACCAGAAGATGATGCCGACCGGGGGTTCCTCATCGTCGGGGATGGTGTCGAGCCCTGCCAGCGGCGCATTGAGGTCGTGCTTCAGGATCAACGACGATGCCTTTGGTATTTCGAGCGCGTAGTCGACCCGCTTTTCCTTGCTGTTGGGAATGCCGAACAGGATCAGGGGGGCGCCATTCGGGTGGCTTTGATAGTGCCCCTCCATCGCCATGACCTTTTGCGGCTGGTACTCGAGCGTGTTGAGCCCGTGCATGTCGCCGGCAAAGATCTGGATCGGTGCAACGATTGCCGCCATCCACATTGCCATCGAAAACATCTTGCGCGCGTGTGCGTTCGCCCGGTCTTTCAGCAAGTGCCAGGCACCCACCCCGCCGACCACAAACGCGGTCGTGAGGTAAGCAGCGATCACCGTGTGGACGAGGCGATATGGGAAGCTGGGATTGAACACGATATCCCACCAGCTCTCGCCGGGAAGGAATTGTCCGTTGGCCCCAATTTCGAAGCCAACCGGGGTCTGCATCCAGCTGTTCACCGAAAGTATCCAGAAGGCGCTGATGAAGGTGCCGAGCGCGACCATCAATGTCGCGGCAAAGTGCAGTTTCCTGCCCACCTTGTTCATGCCGAACAGCATGACACCCAGAAAGCCCGCTTCGAGGAAGAAGGCGGTCAGCACCTCGTAAGCCATGAGAGGTCCGATCACCGGGCCGGCAATATCGGAAAAGACCGACCAGTTTGTGCCGAACTGATAAGACATCACGATGCCGCTCACCACGCCCATGGCAAACGCGATGGCAAATATCTTCAGCCAATATTTGAACAGGTCGAGATAGATCGCCTTGCCGGTCTTTAGCCACAGCCCCTCCAGCACCGCGAGATAGCTGGCGAGGCCAATCGAAAAGGCGGGGAAGATAAAGTGGAAGCTGACCGTGAAGGCGAACTGGATGCGGGCCAGCACAATGGCGTCGAACTGCTCGAACATTTTCTTATCCGTGTTTTCTGTCGGCAGGTGTTTGAAGCCAACGGTCGATTGTTTTCCTGATGATCCCGGTCCTGCGAAGCCGCAAACCCGTGATCGGTATCGAAGGCATCAGATCATTCCACGCGCGGCATCGGCGATAGGCTCTGCGGGCGGGCCACCATTGGACGCCAGCTCACGAAAGGCACGGTTCTGTGACAGGAATACCTGCCCGTTGAGTTCTTCGATGAAGTGCGTCCGCTTCAGCCGGTCCATCACCGGGCCTTTCACTTCGGACAGATGCAGTCCGATCCCGGCATCAATCAGGCGGTGGTTGATAGCTTCAAGGCTTTCCAGGCCGGAAGCATCGATCTCGTTGACCGCGCTGCACATCAGGATCACGTGGCGCACAGCAGGGCGATCCGCGATCTCTTCCAGAACATATTCTTCCAGCCAGCGAGCGTTGAGGTATGTCAGGCTCTCGTCGATCCGAATCGACAGAACATGCGGCACAGTGAAGACATTGTGCCGGTCGACATTGCGAAAATGCTCACTTTCGGGGACGCGCCCCACGATGGCCGCGTGCGGGCGGCTTGCCCGCCACAGATAGAGCAACAATCCCACCCCGACCCCGGCGATCACACCCATCTCGACCCCCGCGATCAGCGTGATCACGATCGTGGCCATGTGTGCGGCGAAATCTGCCTTGGAATAATTCCACAATTCCGCGGGCGTCTTGAGATCGACGAGGCTGAGAACTGCGACGATGATTGTGGCAGCAAGGGTCGCGATAGGCAGGCTGTAAAGAAGCGGGGTCAAGAACAGGCCGGCCAGTGCAATGCCGACAGCGGTATAGGCACCAGCCGCAGGCGTTTCAGCCCCGGCATCGAAATTTACCACCGAGCGGGCAAAGCCTCCGGTGACCGGATAACCTCCAGAAAATGCGCTGGCGATGTTCGACGCTCCAAGACCGATCAATTCCTGATTTGGAGCAATCCGCTGGCGGCGTTTTGCCGCCAAGGTCTGCGCGACCGATACGCTTTCCACGAAACCGATGATCGAAATCAGCAGGGCAGGCACCCACAATTGCCCGATCAATCCGAGATCCGTCGAGGGCAAGGCAAATGGGGGCAGCCCCTGCGGGATCGCGCCGACGAGGTTTACTCCGCGATTTTCAAGGTCGAGCCCAATCGCGGCGAGGATCGTGGCGATCACCGCGATCACCGGACCAGCCTTTGCCGAAATTTCGGCGGTCCTCGGCGCCAGGCCCAACTTTACGAGGGCAGGCTTCAGGCCCTTGCGAACCCAGAACAGGAACAGCGTCGCCGGAATCCCGATCGCGAGGGTCCACGGATTGATGGTGCCGAAGGCGGAGGCCAAACCGCCGAGCATTGCAGGCCAGGTATCGCCGCCTGCCGAAACGCCGAGGATGTGCTTCAACTGGCTGGTAGCAATCAGGATGCCGCTGGCGGTGATGAACCCGCTGATCACCGGGTGGGACAAAAGATTGGCGAGAAAGCCCATGCGCAATAAGCCGAGGACTGCCAGCATGATACCGGACAGCGCTGCCAGCGTGATCGCCGCCTCGAGATAGAGCGCAGTCCCCTGCGCCGCCACGGCTCCCGCCGCGCTTGCCGTCATGAGCGAGACGACGGCGACCGGCCCTACTGCCAGCGTACGGCTCGTGCCGAAAATCGCGTAGGCCACCAGCGGCAGGATCGAGGCATAGAGGCCGACCACCGGCGGAAGCCCCGCCAGCAGCGCATAAGCCAGGCTTTGCGGAATCAGCATGATCGTAACGATGATCGCTGCGACAAGATCGTTCGTCAGGACAGATCGGTTATAGGATCGCCCCCATTCAAGAATGGGAAAATATTGCGACAGCAATCCGGGTTTGTGCTTGCGCGGCAAACCAGACGGCACCGAAGCCGCGTCAGGGGTGCTGTCGCTCACGATTATGCCGCCTTCTTCACCTGCGGTTTCACCAGCCACTCATGCCCCTTGAGCATCCCGTTCCAGTAAACCCAAGGCAAAATTTCGGATTTCAGGAGCCAGCTAAGCCTGCGAGGCCGCGTGCCATCGATTAGCCACTTCGGAAAACTCGGCAGAAGTTTACCGTCGTACCCGAACTCGGCGAGGACGATTTTTCCGCGCTCCACGGTGAGCGGACAGGATCCATATCCGTCGTAGTCGGCCACCGGCTTTTTGGCATCCAGCACGGACAAGGCGTTGACCGCAACAATCGGCGCCTGTTTGCGCGCAGCAGCTGCAGTCTTGGCATTGGGCGTGGACCCGGCATCGCCTACCCCGAATACATTCGGGTAGCGGACGTGCTGCAGCGTGAACTTGTCGATATCGACGAAGCCGCTTTCGGGATTGGCGAGCGGACTGTCGGCAACGAACTGCGGGGCAACCTGCGGTGGGACGGCGTGAAGCATGTCGAACCCCACTGTCTCCTCGCCATTCTCAGTCTTGAAAGTCGCTTGCCGGCCCGGCCCATCGACCGCCACCAGATTCTGGTTGAGCTTCAGGCCGATCCCGTATTTCTCGACGTACTCTTCCAGAGCGGGCACATATTCCTTTACTCCGAAGAGCACGCCGCCAGCATTGCGGAACTCGACATCGATGTCGCCGAGCACGCCGCGGTCCAGCCAGGCATCGCAGGAAAGATACATCGCCTTCTGCGGGGCGCCAGCACACTTGATGGGCATCGGGGGCTGGCTGAAGATTGCCCGGCCAGACTTGAGGGTGCGGACGAGTTCCCAGGTATAGGGCGCCAGGTCGTAGCGGTAGTTGGACGTCACCCCGTTCTTGCCGAGAGTTTCCTCCAGACCGTCGATTTTTTTCCAGGCCAACCGGATACCCGGTGCCACGATCAGAATCTCGTAAGTGACTGTCGTGCCATCGGACAGCGTCACCTGATTGTTCTCAGGCTGGAATGTCGCGGCAGCCTGGTGCAACCAGATGGTCCCCTTCGGCATGACGCTTGCCATGGTGTGGCGCGTGACCGGCGCTTCGAAGACCCCGGCCCCAACCATTGTCCAGCCAGGCTGGTAATAATGATCCTCGCTGGGCTCGGCGATTGCGATGTCGAGGGACGGCCGCCGCTTCAACATAGATGCTGCCGTGGCTATTCCCGCAGAGCCTCCGCCGATGATAACGACCTCGTGCTTGAGCATCTGTGCCATGACGATCTCTCCGTAATTCTGATTATTGAGTCAGCTTGTCACGCATGGCGGCCAGGTCGTATCCCGCCATCTTGGCGCGCCCGATACGCTCGTCCGTCGTCAGCTGCTCGGTATTGGCAAGGGCATCGAGAGTTATCGAACGCGTTCCCGTCCTGCAGTATGCAAGGACCTTGCCTTCGGCTCCCTTCCGGACCTGGGCAAACGCCCTGATCGCAGCTGGCGGGAACGTTCCTCCGGAAACCGGTATGTGGTGGAAGGCGATGCCGGCGGCCTCCGCCGCACTCCGCATCGCCTCGACTGTTGGCTGGTCCGGATCCTCACCATCGGGCCGGTTGCAGATCACCGTGGTGTAACCGCCCTGAGCCAACTGTTGCAGCTCTTCAGGCCGGAGTTGCGGCGAAACCGCGAAGCCTTCGGTTACTTGCGCGAGCTTCACGACGACGCACCTTCCACCAGGCGCAAGGCGGCCATACCTGCCAGCATTGCGATGACGAAGATCGCGGCGGACACTGGTTCGATCACAAGCGCGGCGATGCCGGGCCCTGGGCACAGGCCCGCAATTCCCCAGCCCATGCCGAACAGGGCCGCGCCGCCGATCAGGCTCGGGGTCAGGCCCGACTTGGTCGGCAAGTGGAATTCGTCGGCAATGAGTGGTTCGGCCATGCGCGGGACGATGAGCCAGGCGATCGCCATTACGATGACCGCCCCGCCCATGACAAACGCCAGCGTGGGATCCCAGTCGCCAAAGATATCGAGGAAACCGCGAACGCGCGCCGGATCGGTCATGCCCCCAAGGGCAAGGCCTGCGCCGAACAAGGTTCCCACCACGAGAGAGGTGATTGCAGTGCGCATCACAGAACCTCCAAACCTAATGCATTCATGACGGCGACCGTGGCAATACCGGTGACCATGAAGGTCAGTGTGGCGACGATCGAGCGGGTAGACAGGCGACTGACACCGCACACCCCGTGTCCGCTCGTGCAACCGCTGCCAAGACGTGTGCCGATGCCGACAATTACGCCTGCGATTGCCAGCGTGACGGGATTGGCGAAACTGGCTTCGATGCCGCCAGTAGCTGCCGATACGATCAATGCGCCGAGCGGGAGGCCGATAACGAACATCCACGCCCCGCTTCGGGAAATGCCACTGCCGCCGAGACCAACCGCCTTTGCGGCAAGTCCCGAAACGCCGGCGATCCGACCAAGACCCAGCAGCATCAGGGCAGCGGCAATACCAATGAGGGCACCGCCGGCCAGTCCGGCAAGGGGTGCGGCTTCAGGATATCCAGGGAGCATCATACGGCATTCACCGGAATTTTGATGTAGCTGACGCCGTTGTCTTCCGGCTCGGGCAGATGCCCACCGCGAATGTTCACCTGCACCGAGGGCATGATCAGGTTAGGCATGGCGAGGGTCTTGTCGCGGGTCGTCCGCATTTCCACGAACTCCTCTTCGCTGACCCCGTCCTTCACATGGACGTTCTCTTCCCGCTGCTGCTTGACGGTCGTTTCCCAAGCGTACTCATCACGCCCGGGCGCCTTGTAATCGTGGCACAGGAACAGCCGGGTCTCATCCGGCAACGATAACAGCCGACGGATAGAGCGATACAGCTGGTGTGCGTCACCGCCAGGGAAGTCGGCACGCGCCGTCCCGAAATCCGGCATGAATATCGTGTCACCCACAAAGGCAGCATCGCCAATGATGAAAGCCATGTCTGCCGGCGTGTGCCCGGGGACATGAAGCGCGATGCCTTCAATCTCCCCGACCTTGAACACTTCGCCATCTTCGAACAGCTTGTCGAACTGCGATCCGTCCCGTTCGAAGTCGGTGCCTGCGTTGAACAGCTTGCCGAACACTTCCTGCACCCTGATGATCTCGCGCCCAATCGCCAGTTTTCCGCCGAGCCGGTCCTGCAGGTAGGGGGCGGCCGAGATATGATCGGCGTGCGCATGCGTCTCGATAAGCCACTTCACTTGCAAATTATTAGAAGTGACATATTCGACTATCCTGTCTGCCGAGCCGTGCGAAGTGCGGCCCGAAGCCGCTTCGTAATCGAGCACCGAGTCGATGATGGCCGCTTCGTTCGTTGCAGGATCGTGCACGACGTAGGAAACAGTGTTTGTCGCCTCATCGAAAAAGCCCGCTATCGAGGGGCGCAAGCGCTTCTCCGCCTGCGCGCGTTCGATCTGCGATGTAGCAAGCTGAAGGTTCTGATCGTCCGCCATGGACTTATCTCCAATCAATTACATAAACTGATTATATGTGTTGCCATTTGAATGTCAAGTGGTATGTAAACCCGATGACCGACAAGATGATCGACCCGAAAGCCCAGCGAGAGGCGTCAGGCGCAGGACTACGAATAGGAGATGTGGCTCCTGACTTTTCTGTGAGGAGCACGGTCGGTCAGGTGCGCCTGTCCGATTATCGAGGGCGGTGGCTTATCCTTTTCTCTCATCCCGCCGACTTCACCCCGGTCTGCACGACCGAGTTCGTTGCCCTCGCCTCTTCGGCGGACAAATTCGAAAAGCGCGACTGCGCTCTGATGGCGCTCGCGGTCGACAGCCTATTCTCGCATTTCGCCTGGCTCAGAATGATCAGGGATCGTTACGATATTGAAGTGCGCTTTCCCATCGTGGAAGACCCTACGCTGGTGATCGGGCGGGCCTACGGGATGGTAGCTCCGCAAGATAACGACAGTGCGACTGTGCGAACGACTTTCTTTATCGATCCGCAGGGGGTTATCCGCGCGATGACGTGTTACCCTGCCAATGTTGGCCGATCGACGCCCGAGATGCTCCGGACCCTCGATGCGCTTCAGGCCGTCGATGAAGGTCCTGTGCTGGCTCCTGCGAACTGGGCACCCGGCGAGGCACTGCTTGCTCAGCCCGATGCATCATTGGACACTGTCTTCTCCGCCAAGGGCCAGACTGACTGGTTCATCAGAGAAGCCGGGCGGGGTTCAAGGAAATGACAGATGAAGAGTTCGTCGACGCGCTGAAGGCTCTGGCTCACCCGGTGCGACTGAGGATCATGCGAGCGCTGACGGGCGTGGAACGCAATGTAGGCGAGATCGACGAGACCGCCGAGATCGGCCAACCGACCCTGTCTCAGCAGCTGGCAGTTCTGCGAAATGCAGGGCTTGTGACAACTCGCAAAGACGCAAAGCTAGTCTACTACCGGATTGATGAGGGCAGGCTTGCGAAGGTCACTGCCGCTACGGGAGAGCTGGGCGGAATGTCCGCAGGGGTTGTCCGATATTCGCGTCAACCCGCTCCCGGCGTCGCCAATTTCGCAAAACTTACGTGAGAAGGCAGCCGAGATAGAGATGAGAGATCTGGTCTGAAATGCATGCTCGGGGCCTGGGCTGCGTCACCTTGGAAGGCCCGCAACACCGGCAAAAGAAGTACGGTGAAGCAGTCGGTCCCTCTATCTTGCCGATTAGAAAATGGCAGTCATCG
This genomic window contains:
- a CDS encoding MFS transporter; amino-acid sequence: MLSSALSIRPLLVAIFVLMTGSGFLSTLIAIRLEQAGTPALLIGLVGTSYFAGLTWGAFRVEALIARVGHIRAFAAFVTVFSASSLTYAVIDYPYLWIVLRVIDGFAMAGVFVCLESWLNQQASARTRSTVLAAYMIALYSGQAAGQFLLNLSDNSPDLPFMVSAILLSIALLPVLLTRMEQPFIQKTVPFSIKRLYKASPLGIVGTLATGAMLGAFYALGAVYVQRIGMDLSQVALFTSCVIAGGVALQYPLGLLSDRFDRRKVIVACLFVAALVCAGMALLQLPVAGTIALGAVFGGFVFALYPLCVAHSNDHLGKDERVGASSGLVLTYSAGAVAGPMIGSAVMALWGPGGLFLAIGGIALLGGIFGLWRMTASAPVAAEDQQPFQSLPRTSPMAAVIDSRIKRTP
- a CDS encoding tRNA-binding protein translates to MEQIDFQDFMKVDIRCGTVIEASAFPEARKPAIKLKVDFGEAIGVKKSSAQITDHYQPEGLVGRKVMAVVNFPPRQIGPFMSEVLILGFPDDDGSIVLASPGAGVPDGARLA
- a CDS encoding DUF2474 domain-containing protein — protein: MDNSPRKHAEDTPLIQRLGWMAAIWIASVTVLGIVAMSIRWWLAP
- the cydB gene encoding cytochrome d ubiquinol oxidase subunit II, producing the protein MAVNFDLTVIWAFIIAFAVFAYVVMDGFDLGIGILFPTFEVGPERDRAMNSIAPVWDGNETWLVLGGGGLFAAFPLAYAVVLPATYPLIIAMLLGLVFRGVAFEYRWRDPGHRKYWDIAFSGGSLVAAMAQGMTLGALLQGVEVVDRSYAGSWFDWLTPYTLLTGLGTVAGYALLGATWLVWKLNGDSQHHARKLGKRAAWATLVLMGGVSLYNVFLNVEYAERWLTAPEIYFAAPVPILTAIVAAALIRALSVERHSKPFWLSIALFFFGMAGLGVTMWPYVVPPGLTIWDAAAPERSQVFMLVGVAITMPLIIGYTAWAYWVFRGKVSDEGYH
- a CDS encoding cytochrome ubiquinol oxidase subunit I, translated to MFEQFDAIVLARIQFAFTVSFHFIFPAFSIGLASYLAVLEGLWLKTGKAIYLDLFKYWLKIFAIAFAMGVVSGIVMSYQFGTNWSVFSDIAGPVIGPLMAYEVLTAFFLEAGFLGVMLFGMNKVGRKLHFAATLMVALGTFISAFWILSVNSWMQTPVGFEIGANGQFLPGESWWDIVFNPSFPYRLVHTVIAAYLTTAFVVGGVGAWHLLKDRANAHARKMFSMAMWMAAIVAPIQIFAGDMHGLNTLEYQPQKVMAMEGHYQSHPNGAPLILFGIPNSKEKRVDYALEIPKASSLILKHDLNAPLAGLDTIPDDEEPPVGIIFWSFRIMVGIGFAMLGLGLWSLLARSRRKLYDWPMLHRAALIMAPSGFVAVIAGWITTEVGRQPYVIYNLLRTADAASPLDAPAVAASLLAFVVVYFAVFGAGVWYILHLMHKPPHADEVGVKRGDTGPIRTAGITPGPTQNPGADPDVLPTGRKEATDGR
- a CDS encoding SulP family inorganic anion transporter, which produces MAGETAGEEGGIIVSDSTPDAASVPSGLPRKHKPGLLSQYFPILEWGRSYNRSVLTNDLVAAIIVTIMLIPQSLAYALLAGLPPVVGLYASILPLVAYAIFGTSRTLAVGPVAVVSLMTASAAGAVAAQGTALYLEAAITLAALSGIMLAVLGLLRMGFLANLLSHPVISGFITASGILIATSQLKHILGVSAGGDTWPAMLGGLASAFGTINPWTLAIGIPATLFLFWVRKGLKPALVKLGLAPRTAEISAKAGPVIAVIATILAAIGLDLENRGVNLVGAIPQGLPPFALPSTDLGLIGQLWVPALLISIIGFVESVSVAQTLAAKRRQRIAPNQELIGLGASNIASAFSGGYPVTGGFARSVVNFDAGAETPAAGAYTAVGIALAGLFLTPLLYSLPIATLAATIIVAVLSLVDLKTPAELWNYSKADFAAHMATIVITLIAGVEMGVIAGVGVGLLLYLWRASRPHAAIVGRVPESEHFRNVDRHNVFTVPHVLSIRIDESLTYLNARWLEEYVLEEIADRPAVRHVILMCSAVNEIDASGLESLEAINHRLIDAGIGLHLSEVKGPVMDRLKRTHFIEELNGQVFLSQNRAFRELASNGGPPAEPIADAARGMI
- a CDS encoding NAD(P)/FAD-dependent oxidoreductase, producing the protein MAQMLKHEVVIIGGGSAGIATAASMLKRRPSLDIAIAEPSEDHYYQPGWTMVGAGVFEAPVTRHTMASVMPKGTIWLHQAAATFQPENNQVTLSDGTTVTYEILIVAPGIRLAWKKIDGLEETLGKNGVTSNYRYDLAPYTWELVRTLKSGRAIFSQPPMPIKCAGAPQKAMYLSCDAWLDRGVLGDIDVEFRNAGGVLFGVKEYVPALEEYVEKYGIGLKLNQNLVAVDGPGRQATFKTENGEETVGFDMLHAVPPQVAPQFVADSPLANPESGFVDIDKFTLQHVRYPNVFGVGDAGSTPNAKTAAAARKQAPIVAVNALSVLDAKKPVADYDGYGSCPLTVERGKIVLAEFGYDGKLLPSFPKWLIDGTRPRRLSWLLKSEILPWVYWNGMLKGHEWLVKPQVKKAA
- a CDS encoding TIGR01244 family sulfur transferase, with protein sequence MKLAQVTEGFAVSPQLRPEELQQLAQGGYTTVICNRPDGEDPDQPTVEAMRSAAEAAGIAFHHIPVSGGTFPPAAIRAFAQVRKGAEGKVLAYCRTGTRSITLDALANTEQLTTDERIGRAKMAGYDLAAMRDKLTQ
- a CDS encoding DUF6691 family protein, whose product is MRTAITSLVVGTLFGAGLALGGMTDPARVRGFLDIFGDWDPTLAFVMGGAVIVMAIAWLIVPRMAEPLIADEFHLPTKSGLTPSLIGGAALFGMGWGIAGLCPGPGIAALVIEPVSAAIFVIAMLAGMAALRLVEGASS
- a CDS encoding YeeE/YedE family protein, whose protein sequence is MMLPGYPEAAPLAGLAGGALIGIAAALMLLGLGRIAGVSGLAAKAVGLGGSGISRSGAWMFVIGLPLGALIVSAATGGIEASFANPVTLAIAGVIVGIGTRLGSGCTSGHGVCGVSRLSTRSIVATLTFMVTGIATVAVMNALGLEVL
- a CDS encoding MBL fold metallo-hydrolase; this translates as MADDQNLQLATSQIERAQAEKRLRPSIAGFFDEATNTVSYVVHDPATNEAAIIDSVLDYEAASGRTSHGSADRIVEYVTSNNLQVKWLIETHAHADHISAAPYLQDRLGGKLAIGREIIRVQEVFGKLFNAGTDFERDGSQFDKLFEDGEVFKVGEIEGIALHVPGHTPADMAFIIGDAAFVGDTIFMPDFGTARADFPGGDAHQLYRSIRRLLSLPDETRLFLCHDYKAPGRDEYAWETTVKQQREENVHVKDGVSEEEFVEMRTTRDKTLAMPNLIMPSVQVNIRGGHLPEPEDNGVSYIKIPVNAV
- a CDS encoding peroxiredoxin, with the translated sequence MTDKMIDPKAQREASGAGLRIGDVAPDFSVRSTVGQVRLSDYRGRWLILFSHPADFTPVCTTEFVALASSADKFEKRDCALMALAVDSLFSHFAWLRMIRDRYDIEVRFPIVEDPTLVIGRAYGMVAPQDNDSATVRTTFFIDPQGVIRAMTCYPANVGRSTPEMLRTLDALQAVDEGPVLAPANWAPGEALLAQPDASLDTVFSAKGQTDWFIREAGRGSRK
- a CDS encoding ArsR/SmtB family transcription factor — translated: MTDEEFVDALKALAHPVRLRIMRALTGVERNVGEIDETAEIGQPTLSQQLAVLRNAGLVTTRKDAKLVYYRIDEGRLAKVTAATGELGGMSAGVVRYSRQPAPGVANFAKLT